GTTCCATCAAAAAGAAAAAAGATGCTATCAATAATTCGAACCCGTGGCATTTTGTATTGAACTTTGCTTTTTGGCAACTGTATTCTAAAATTTGTTGTATCCTTTAAATCAAAGGATATGCGAGTTACTTGTTTGGGAGCAGTATAATTGCCCAAATAAAGATTGTTTGCGTCACTCCCCCCAAAATAATAGGAATTGTAATTAAGTTCAACAGTATCCTTAGGTACTATTGGGTGATGCGGATATCGCCTTATAAAGGCGTTGTTTCTATGAATTTTTTTCTCGGAAAAAGCAAACAATATGGCCACGATACTTATCCCAATAATAGCAAGGGCAGCCAGCAAAAGCAGGGTCTTTTTTGCGGGATATCTGTTTGCAAAAAAGACCGCCACTGCTGCCAGAATCATGAAAAATATATTGAAAAAAATATGCTGTGTCCAGCTGAGTTTTTCTAATACTCCACCGCAGGAGCAGGGCACAAAGTCAGAGAAATTAAGGATGATAAAAATATAGGCCGTAAACATCACCATCAGTGTAAAACTGGCGTAGAGGGCAATGGTTCTAAAGCGTTCTATAATTAATAAACAAGCAATAAGAATCTCTATTCCCGGCACGGCCCAGGCAATAAAACCTGCGTATGCACTTAGTAATGGCGATTGTGCCAATTGCACAGTGAAGGTTTCAAAGTCAAGGAGCTTGCTAACTGCGGCGTAGAGGAATAGGAATACAAATAGATAGCTGCCCACATCTATGAAAGTGTTTTTAAAATATGATTTTTTAATTAGATGCCACATAAGATTGTGTTAAGTGCATTATTGAAGGTTTGTTAAAATTAGGGGGTGGGAACTAATGTAGAATTATAAAAAGGGCCCATAATTGAGCAAAAAGAGCCCAAAATTGGCTCTTAAGTTTTTGAATATTTCATTAATGCCAAAGTTTATGGTAGCGGTATTTAGGAGCTGCCGTTCTTAAACAAAACGTTCTTGTTGTGCTCTTATAACCAATTCGTTATCGGGAAGGCCTTCAACTTTAAAGAATTCCTTCATTTTGGTCCGCCTTCTTTGAATGGTAGTGCGGGAAATAAATAGTTTTTTCGGTATTTTATTTAAGGGGGTGCCCTTTAGTGTTTTTATATAAATGGGAATAGGGTATTTCTCAAATAGGGATTTGAAAAGCTTGGTTCAAGATTATTTAAGGAAGGTAGGCCTAAGCAATTAATGGAATTGGTAAATGTAAAAACTTTTGATGCGGGATTGGTGCAGTTGTATTATAAGCGTAAAAAATAAAATGTTATATGCAATAGAAGGTAGCCTAATTGCTTTTTTCCAACTTCTAAACAAGATTGGAGCCAGTTCACACTCGTGTCTCACAAATTTTGCTTCGCCAGTGCACACTGCGTACTCGGTTTAGCCTTTTGGAGCGTTTTTTAAAATCGTGTCTTTATATCCACCCCTGTAGGTGTTAATGGTATGGCCATTATCTTTCTAAACGTATTTCAAACGCAGAGAGTGGAGTGAATAAGGCGATAAGTTCCTACTATATTCCTACTCGCCTGCGTTTGCATACGCATTAGATCATGTTTCAATATGGTTTATTAGTAAGTTGGCTAATCGTTCAATTCAGAAACAATAATCTCATTGCCATCCATATCATAGCAATGGAAAAAAGAATATTCCGGGGTCTTAACAATTTCCGTTTTCAATTTTACCTTATTACTTAGTAGTCGTTCATAAAGCGTTTCAATATCAGTGGTATAAATTACCATTGTTGGCTGTTCCCCAGTTTGATTGCCTATCCGTTCTCTTTGTTTTTTAGTATCTGCCTTTAAAAACCAAATCCCTAAGGAATCGAGAGGTTCACTGCCCAAATGCAAGAACCGTTGCCCTACATCCGTAGTTACATCAAACATTCGTTTAAAGCCAAAGTTCACTTCATAGAAAGTCGCAGATCTTTCATAGTTTTCTACAAGTAGTACTATTCTACCTAAATAGTTTTTCATAAAAAATAAAATTTAAAGATTAATAAAAAAATAGCTATTACAGTAAGTTATACTGCAAAATTGCCTGTTGATAAAGCTTTTGAAATGCCTGTTCGTCGGTGGGTTCAATCCAGTTATAGCCAATGGCCTTCCATGCTTCCGTATAATGCTGTAACGCTAACAATTGAATATATTCATTACCACATACCACATAATCTGCCCAAAATTGCAGCAAATAACCTCCGTATTTTGTATGGTATTTTTTTGCTTCTGAATAACTATTAAACCACTTATGTATTAATCCAATCCCATTACTTCTAAAAAGGAGATCATTTCTTTCAATATGTTGCTTTAAATCTTCCCATCGTTTAAACCCGTATTCGGAAGCAACAATGTGGTACACGTCCTTTAAAAGAAGATGCTTTCTTTTTTTCTCAAACTCTGAAGAGGATAGGTTTTTAAAAAATGGAAGACGTAAGTAGTTTTTGACCGTAGTGTCAAAATCGGATTTAAATTTTTTGTGAATTAATTTGGCCTCAATTTTAATCTGATGAAGCCGTATAGGACGTAACACTTTCATAATATCCTTTTCGTTGCCATTACTCACTATTGGCGGATTTATGAAATGAATAAAAAAAGAAAAGAAAAGGTGACATCGTCTTTTGTGAGTACAGGCATCCTTTTAATACCTATGGACAAATTTAAAAATAAAAATGTTATTTCCCAAAATGATTTTCGTCCGTTGGTATCCACTGGCTCGCTTTTGAAAAGCGTGCCTATTTATTTCGGCATTTGTAATGCCCTTCACGGGGTTTGAAACCGAGAAAATTATTGTTTTTGGTATGCACCCCCGCTGCTACATTTTAAAGCCTACACCACATATTCAAACTACCCTAATCTGATAATTCAATTTTGCTTTATAAACTTCTTGGTACTACTTTTTTGAGCAGTATCCGTCACTTTTAAAAAATAAATGCCGGTATATAGATTATCGATATTGAGAAAATTGATTCCATTTGGGTCTGATTCACTCAGGAGAAGTTGACCAAGGTTGTTGTATATTTTTGCACCTACTATTTTGGTCGCACTTTCAATATTCACTATTTGGGTTGTTGGATTTGGATATATTGAAAAAGAAAATGTGCTGTTTTGTAGAAGGGATAGTATAAACGTGTTTTTATACCATATAATTTGACAATCTATATATGATGAAGCAACAATATCCATATCCAGATCCCCGTCCAAATCAGTTATTAAAACGTCATTTGCTTCGTAAACATTATCAGTTAAAATTATTTCAGCTCCGAAATTTCCCTGCCCGTCAATATTTTCAATCCAACCAATTTTATTTTGGTAATAGTGGGTAAAGGCAACATCCATATCATTATCATTATCTAAATCTCCAAAGGCAACTTCATTTGGTAATCCTTCTTGCGTAATTACAGTTACATTTCCAAAACTTCCATTACCATCAGTATTTTCAACCCAAATTAGATTTTCATCTGAATCTGTTGCGCCAATTACTACATCCATGTCTCCATCCATATCCATATCTACAGCATTTAATAAACGAACGCGACCGCCTGCTAATTGATAAATTAAGATTTCATCACTAAAGTTGCCCATGCCATCTAAATTCTTAAGCCAAGTTGCCTGTCCGGTACCTGAAAAACGTAGGCTTAATATATCAATATCGCCATCATTATCTAAGTCTGCTGGAAAAGTATCGGAATAAGTTCCGGCGAATGACGGAAGGTCGTGTTGGACGTTAAAATTTCCGAGTCCATCCGTGTTTTCCATCCATCCAAATGAAGAACTACTTCTAAACAAAATGTCAATATCATTATCCCCATCTATATCTGCTACTTCCAAAGCAGTTAAAATATTTACAACGCTATTTGAGATATCATTTACAGGTCCAAAATTCCCCAAACCATCAAGATTTTCGTACCAGACAATTTTTTTTATATTTGGAGAATGTGTGCCAGCAATGAGGTCTATATCATTATCACCATCAACGTCTGCAGCCCGTATATAGACCGCATGATTAGGATAATCTATCCCTTTTGGTTTTCCAAAATTTCCGTGTCCATCTATATTTTCGAACCACGCAATTAAACTATTCCCAGATGCATAGTCGTTATTTGATGCAGATATTAAATCCAGATCCCCATCACCATCCAAATCAGCCGAAGTTATTTTTTCTATATAGTCAACGTCTTCAACTATTATATTTTGGTTTCCAAAATTACCCATCCCATCTTCATTTTTATACCAACTAATTTTAGCACTTTTGGCGGCTATGCACATCACATCCAAATTTCCGTCATTATCAACGTCTGCGATTTTGATACCCGTTGGTAAGCTAACCTTATCAGATACTATTCTGGCTGAGGAAAAGGACCCTTGACCATTCAGGTTTTCAAAGAAGCCAAAATAATTGTCGTTTTTGGCTGCAAAGAATACATCATTATCACCATCGCTATCAATATCTTCCACATTTATGCCAATTGCTCCATCTATATTAGAACCAATGTATTGTAAAGGACCGAAATTACCAGCGCCATCAATATTTTCCTGCCATGCAACAAAATCATTAATATTACTCGTTGAAATTATATCATGATCACCATCATTGTCAATATCCGCTGCAAATACCGAGGTGGGTTCACTTACTCCAGAACTAATTATCCTTTTTAGACCAAATGTTCCATTGCCATCTAAATTTTCATACCAGATTAGTGAGTTATCATAATAAGTAGCTAATAATATGTCTTTGTCCCCATCGCCATCCAAATCAGCTGTTTTTAATGATATTGCTTCTGCAACATCGCCATCTACAATAGTCTGACTTCCAAATTGGCCCAACCCATTTAAATTTTCAAGCCATACTACTCTATTTCCATTAAAGTAGTGTGACGACAATAAATCTAAATCGCCATCAGAATCAATATCATCAAAATAAACTGATCCTTTAAAATCTGAAATATTACGCTCTACTCCAAAATTTCCAAGTCCATCCAGATTTTTGAACCAAACAATTCTATTAGCGTAATTATTACTCACTATGGCGTCCAAATCCCCATCTCCATCTATATCGGCTAAAAATGGAGCAGCTACATAATGAGTAAAAGGATAGTTTTTTATTAACTTTCTTATTCCATATGTTCCTTGACCATCGGTATTTTCATACCAAACTACATTGCTATTTCCAGCGGTCATAATGTCCAAATCACCATCCCCGTCAATATCACCAAAAAAAGCATCACTGGGTCTAATAACATAACTATTATCTGTTATGATCTTTTCTTCAAAAGTGGTCTGAGCCAATAAAAGATTAAATGAGGAGAGGACTAATGTGAATAAAAGATTTGATTTCATATTTTTTTTTAGAAGTGCAATATATTAAAATTTTGTTAATAGAATGGGTTTGTTTGTTTGGGTAGCGTCTTGTAAATTAGTGAATAGGTGAGTGTGTGGATCTGGTAGTTTGATTTTTTTGATAGTGATTTTGCTTCTTTCTATATACATTCATTTTTACCCCTTCCTTCCTTTCGTTTCCGTTGAGGGTAAACTAGTTAATCTGGTTGTTCAGGACAGGCTATTTTTCGAAAGCCTGGAGGAGCGTTTTTTATAGATAGCCATTCACAATCACTACTTCCGTTTTTTTTGTATTTTTAAATTACAATTATAAATTATGTGCTACCACACCAAACTAACTGCTGATAAAAGGCTGATTGAAGCAGAATTTGATGCCGAATTTTACGAACCGGAACTGTATGTTCCCAAAGAGGCTATCAATGGTTTTGCTTTTGCGAAAAATCCTATTGTTCTCGACGAGGATAAGGGGCATATCAGCATGGCAAACTGGGGCTTGATACCTTTTTGGGCAAAGGATGATTCCATAAGAAAGATGACATTGAATTCCCGAATTGAAACCGCCGCATCAAAACCCGCTTTTCGGAATTCCGTAAAAAACCGTTGTCTTGTGATTGCCGATGCCTTTTATGAATGGCAGTGGCTCGATGCGAAAGGAAAGGAAAAACAAAAATATATTATCAAGCCCACCGCTCAGGAAATCTTTGGCTTTGCAGGGTTTTACAGCGAATGGATCAATCCTTCAACCGGTGAAAACATGACTACCTATACAATAGCAACTACCGAAGCAAACGAGCTAATGGAGGAGATACACAACAATAAAAAAAGAATGCCCATAATATTAAAAAAGGAAAATAGAAGGGATTGGCTAGAAGGAGGCGCTTTGGAAAATTTTCAGTTTCCTTACGAAGTTACATTAACAGCTAAAGCTATATAAATAATCACATTTTGCGATTTAATTGGGTTGCAACTACCTTTTTATAGGAATGAATTTCCTCCCGGTACATTGCTGTTCCTTTATAGGACGTTACTTTTAATCGGTCTTTTGTAAATCCAAATTGGAGTAGGGATTTAAGGGCAGCTTCTGCAAGGTCTTCCCGTAACCATTCTTTCCTAAAAGTATCATCAAGTATAAATGGAATTTCTCTTTCAAGGGAAATCACATTTTTATTTGCAGGATTGGTAATTATGCAGCAGGAAAAAAGTTCTTCGTCAATTAAGGAATAAATACCCGCAAATGCAAACAGTTTGCCCTTTGCCCCATCACCATTTGTAACCTTCCAAATTTTTCTATTTTTATTTCCCTCAATTAATTCGTTTAAATAAAATCCATCTGCCAAAATTAAACACTTACCAAAATTTAGGGAAGGCTTATTGTATTTTAAATTTAAAAACTTCTCGATAGAAATTGCATGCAGATTATATTGTTGCCGAAAGGAAAGAATATTATCACTTTCATTTGCGGGAATAAATCCCCAATGGGCGGGCCATATTCCATCGGGATCGTGCTGTGGTATGATATAGAGATTTGGAAAACCAAGCGCAGTTCTATAAGAATAGGGTTCATACTCACACATCACCCTAAAATAGGCATCAAAAAAATCCTCAATCTCTAAATCCGTTTTATTTAAAGAGACTTCAATACACATAAGTTAAATATAGAAACTTCTTCAATAATGGGATAAAATTTCATAAGGATTATTTCCAAATGGAATTTTAATCCTTAAAATTGACCATCCAATCTATTCCATAATTATCGGTGGATCTTCCTTAAGGTGCTGCCCTCATTTTTTTTAGAAATGGAGTTATCCCCCTATAAGTTCGCCCCCGTTGATATGAATAAATTGTCCCGTTATATAACTGCTGTCCTCGCTGGCTAAAAAAACATAGGCAGGACCCACCTCACTGGGTTGTCCCGCTCTTCCCATCGGGGTATCTTGACCAAAATCAGTTACATCATCAAATGTTGCGGGAATAAGGGGCGTCCATATGGGGCCTGGTGCTACTCCGTTTACACGTATGCCCTTTGATGCAAGATTGCTGGACAGTGAGCGCGTAAAACTAACAATAGCGCCCTTTGTGCTGGCGTAATCCATCAAATGATCACTTCCCCTATAGGCGGTTACGGAACTGGTGATTATTATAACGTCTCCCTTCTTTAAATGAGGAAGCGCTGCCTTGGCTATATAAAAATATGCGAATATGTTGGTTTGAAAAGTTTCCGTTAATTGTTGCTCCGAAATCTGTTCCAGCTTGTCTTTTGGAAATTGTACGGCGGCATTATTGACTAAAATATTTAATTTCCCGTAGTGCTTTATACACTCAGCAATACTCTTTTTACAAAACTTTGCATCCTTTAAGTCTCCTTCCAATATTAAACATTTGCTCCCTTCCTTTTCAACCATCCTTTTGGTTTCTTTTGCATCTTTGTTTTCCTCTAAATAAACAATGGCCACAGAAGCACCCTCCCTGGCAAAGTGTACGGCTACACTCCTTCCAATACCACTGTCTCCCCCGGTAATAAATGCTACTTTGCCTTTTAATTTACCACTGCCTTTATAATTTTCTCGAATAATCTCCGGTTGTGGTTTCATTTTATTTTCCTCCCCGGGCTGAGATTGCGTTTGGGAAGGAAATTTCTTTGGTTTGGATTTCTCTTTTTCCATAGTGTGTTTTTTATTTTTAAAATTATTAAACATTTAGCTATAATGTAGATAGTTTAGAATTGTTTTAACGAAGGTGGCATAATCTTAAAAAGATAAAAAAGATCTCCGTACATATGCTTTTAGTTAATTATTTTAAAAATAGGTGCCAATGGAATGTTATAAGGTATTTACTATTAGAAATTTGACGCTACTTTTAATAAAAAAAAATTTTAAAATTGAATTGCTATGAAAAATGAAAGAAATCAAACGGGCAAGGAGAACAATCTACAATTTGCTGGAAACAACCCTTCCCAGAATGACAGAAACCAAGATCCCACAAGAAAACAAGGGGATGATTGGAATCAAGAAGAAGAGTAGGTAATATGATTGCCTAGTCAATTTGGCCTCCATCATTTATGATGGAGGTTTTTTTATAAAATTTTCTTCACTACATTTCATTTACCTCCTGTCTCTCTCCGTCCTTCTTCATCCAGATTGATATTGTTTATAAAATTCCTACTGGAATAATTCCAAACAAATGGAAATATTCCATATTTTTGTATTGATGAAAAAATCAATTCTCCATCTTGATTTGGATACTTTCTTTGTGTCGGTAGAGCGCTTGCTAAATAGCGAATTGCTAAAAAAGCCGGTATTGGTAGGGGGTACGGGCAGTAGAGGAGTGGTAGCCGCCTGTAGTTATGAAACCAGAAAATATGGTGTCCGCTCGGGGATGGCAATGAAAATCGCAAAACAACTTTGTCCCCAAGCAATTGTTATTCGTGGCAATGCGGGTACCTATATGAAGTACTCAAATCTTATCACGGATGTTATTCGTGATTCCGTCCCATTATTTGAAAAAACAAGTGTGGATGAGTTTTATGTTGACCTGACTGGCATGGACCGATTTTTTGGAAACTATAAGTTTGCTTGCGAACTGCGCAAACGTATTATCAAGGAATCGGGATTGCCAATTTCTTTCGGACTCTCCCAAAATAAAATAGTGAGCAAGGTGGCAACGGGTGAGGCCAAACCCAACAACCAGCTTAAAATTGATTACGGTTTTGAAAAGGCGTTTTTGGCGCCATTGTCCATCCGAAAAATACCGATGATCGGCAAAGCCACTGCCCAAACTTTAATCCACCTGGGGATTGATCGCGTAAAGCTCATCCAGGAAATGCCGGTGGAAATGCTTACTTCCGTTATGGGCAAGAACGGGCAGACCATCTGGAACCGTGCCAATGGAATTGACAGCACCCCCGTAATTCCCTATTGCGAACGCAAATCAATCTCCAATGAGCGCACATTCAATCTTGATACAATAGATGTCCAGAGACTCCGGGACACCCTTACCGCTATGGTAGATACCCTGTGTTACCAACTCAGGCTTGGAAATAAAATGACGGGTTGTGTCTCCGTAAAAATCAGATACTCCGATTTCCAGACCTATAACAAACAAATTCGCATTCCCTACACCAGTGCCGACCATATTCTAATACCCGCCGCAATGGAACTTTTTAATAAACTCTATGAACGCAGGATATTGGTTCGGCTAATAGGTGTAAAGTTTTCCCATTTGGTTGGCGGCCATTACCAAATTAACCTTTTTGACGATAACGAAAAGACATTGAACCTCTATAAATCCTTGGATCATATCCGTAACCGTTTCGGGGCAGGCAGTGTTATGAAGGCTTCCACACTGGATGTGCGGACCGTTATCTCCGGCCGTAATCCATTTGATGGCGAACCGCCCATTTTATTGGCCCATAGAAATCAATAATGTATATCAATTGCCATACATATTACTCTTTGCGGTACGGGGTGCTTTCAGTACCCCAACTCTTGCAATTGGCAAAAGAACATACTATCGAATCTTTGGCACTTACTGATATTAACAGTACCTCCGCCTGTCTGGAATTTATAAGGGAAGCAACAAAAGAAAACCTTAAACCCGTGGTTGGGGCCGATATTCGTAACGGAAACACCCGATGCTATGTCTGCTTGGCAAAAAACAATAATGGCTACCTGGAAATCAACCAATTTTTAACCCAATACCTTCATGCTAAAAAGGACTTCCCCGAAATCCCACCCTCATTTTTGAATGTAATAACTATTATTCCCTTTGAAAAAGTACTTGAATATGAACTGGAATCCTTCGCTCCAAATTGGTACATCGGCATTTCTGTAGCAGACCTTAACAAATTAAAATTCTCCCATCTAAAACAGCATACTGAAAAACTGGTGTTATTACAGTCTGTAACCTTCTGCAATCAAACACATTTCAATATCCACAGATTACTGCGGTGCATAGACCTAAATATTGTGTTAAGCAAATTGCCGGAACTAGAACAGGGAAGTGCCAACGATAAAATGTACACTCTACATGAACTCGAAAGGCGGTTTGAGGATTTTGAATATATCTTATCAAACACCCGGTCTATTTTAAACTCCTGTACTATTGATTTTAAATTTGATGAAAAGCGCGTGAATCAAAACCAAGCTACCTATCTTTCCAATACCCAAGAGGATTATGAATATCTGGTTTCCTTGGTAAACCAAAGGATAGCGTCCCGATATAAAACGATAACCCTCAAAATAAAGGAACGGATTGAAAAGGAACTTCATGCAATCCAGCAAATGGACTTTGTTTCTTACTTTTTAATCAATTACGATATTGTTCAATATGCGATAAAGAATGACTATCCCTACATTGGGCGGGGCAGTGGGGCAAATAGTGTTGTCGCTTATATTTTGGGGATTACCAATGTGGACCCGATTGAATTGGACCTCTATTTTGAACGTTTCATCAACCTGTATCGTTCCTCACCGCCTGACTTTGATATAGATTTTTCTTGGAAGGACAGGGATGATGTTACCCGCTATATTTTTGAACGTTTCCCAAATACCGCCCTTATGGGTACTTATGTAACGTTTCAATTCAAAGCAGTTGTTCGGGAGCTTTCCAAAGTATTTGGACTGCCAAAAGCCGAAATTGATGCGTTTTTAAAAGGCGACAGAGAGCATAAAAAAAATGACCATTACTTTAAACTGGTAACAAAATATGCCACTCTTATCCATGGGGTCCCAAATTACCTGAGTGTGCATTCTGGCGGTATCGTAATTACCAAAAACCCCGTACAGGCTTATTGCGCCACCTTTATGCCGCCCAAGGGTTTCCAAACCCTGCAGATAGATATGCACATTGCGGAAGCAGTAGGTATTTTTAAATTCGATATCCTTGCCCAACGCGGACTTTCAAAGATTAAAGATACCATTCAATTGATCAGGGAAAACCAACCCGAGGCCCAGATCAGAGACATTGATGATACCACTCCATTTAAGAATGATCCAGAAATTAACGCCCTTCTAAAAGTAGGGGACTGTATGGGCGTTTTTTATGTGGAGTCGCCCGCCATGCGTACCCTTATGACCCGTCTGCAGACCCAGGATTATTTAGGTCTGGTTGCCGCCAGTTCTATCATTCGTCCCGGCGTTACCAATGGCGGGATGAAGAATGCCTATATAGAGCGACATCGATTTCCAGAAAAAAGGGCAGAGGCACATCCCGTTCTTTTGGAAATTATGCCCGAGACCTATGGGGTAATGGTGTATCAGGAAGATGTTCTCAAAGTTGCACATTATTTTGCAGGCTTGAGTTTGGCCGAAGCAGATGTATTGCGAAGGGGAATGAGCGGCAAGGGCAGGAGCAAGGAACAATTTGATGCCCTGGAAAGGAAATTCTATGAAAACTGTAAAGAGAAGGGCTACACCCAAAAAGTGATAGAAGAAGTTTGGGATCAAATCAAAGCATTTGCCGGCTATGCGTTTGCCAAGGGACATTCGGCATCCTATGCGGTAGAGAGCTACCAGAGCCTGTACCTTAAAAAATATTTTCCATTGGAGTTTATGACTGCGGTTCTTAACAATGGCGGAGGCTTTTATAATCTGGACACCTATATAAACGAAATCTTCAGATGTGGCGGTACGGTTGAAAATCCTTGCATAAACAATAGCGACCACGGCAATTGCATAAAGGGGAAAACAGTGTACCTAGGTTTTGGGATGATAAAGGATCTGGACCATCGCAGTATTCAAAAAATACTCAATGAACGCCAACTTTTTGGTCTTTTCAAAAACTTTAATGATTTTTTGGATAGATGTAAATTGGGATTGGAACAGCTACTATTGCTAATCCGATTAAATTCCTTTAGAGCTTTAGAACCCAATAAACACAGATTAATGTGGTTTGCGCACCTAAACAACAATTCGTATAAAAGCCAGCACAACCAACCCCAATTATTTAAACCTAAACGGGTAAATTATAATTTACCCTTATTAAAAAGCGAACACATTATTGACGCCTATGACAATCTTGAATTGTTGGGCTTTACGTTACACAACGATTTCAATTTCATAAAACCAGGTAATTATCCCACCACCAAGGCAAGAGATTTAAAAAATTTTGTAGGTAGGGAAATTACAATTCTCGGCAAACTGGTCACCTCCAAAACTACAAAAACTTCAAAAGGAGACTATATGGCTTTTTCCACCTTCTTGGATAGAAAAGGGGTATGCTTTGATAGTGTCCAATTCCCAAAAGTAATGACCAAATATCCAGTGATAGGTATGGGAATTTACTTTATAAAAGGAACTGTAACTGAAGATCTGGGTTACTATGCTATAACTACAGAACAGCTGGTAAAAGTACCGCGTCTTCCTGACCCTCGATTTACCGAAGAACAAAAAACACAAAAATCAATTTCGCAATAACCAAAAATCCATAATTGATTATCTACAGCATACCCCTAGCAAATTCATTAAATTAATAGTAAAACACCTTTTTGCAACAAAGCTTACTGTTTTTAACTTGGGAGCATCTTGTGAAAATTTGAAGCAGTTTTATCTGTCTAATACCCTGGGATCTTCTTAATTAATAATACTTATCAAGCTATTTTACTCCGAAACCTAATGCTCATTTTTTCTCCAGCTTTTCAGAAAATGTACATTTTAATAGATTTTTTTGAATCATTCTTCATTCCCAGTTTTAAAATAAAAAAACATAGCTTACAAATCTCCCACCGCTATTGCCCTGGCCGTAAAGGATTCAAAGTCCAGGAGCTTGCTTATTGAGGCGAAGAGGAATAGGAATACAAACAGATAAGTACTAACAACTATCGTAGTGTTTTTCAAATATGATTTTTTAAT
The Aequorivita iocasae genome window above contains:
- a CDS encoding DNA polymerase III subunit alpha, producing MYINCHTYYSLRYGVLSVPQLLQLAKEHTIESLALTDINSTSACLEFIREATKENLKPVVGADIRNGNTRCYVCLAKNNNGYLEINQFLTQYLHAKKDFPEIPPSFLNVITIIPFEKVLEYELESFAPNWYIGISVADLNKLKFSHLKQHTEKLVLLQSVTFCNQTHFNIHRLLRCIDLNIVLSKLPELEQGSANDKMYTLHELERRFEDFEYILSNTRSILNSCTIDFKFDEKRVNQNQATYLSNTQEDYEYLVSLVNQRIASRYKTITLKIKERIEKELHAIQQMDFVSYFLINYDIVQYAIKNDYPYIGRGSGANSVVAYILGITNVDPIELDLYFERFINLYRSSPPDFDIDFSWKDRDDVTRYIFERFPNTALMGTYVTFQFKAVVRELSKVFGLPKAEIDAFLKGDREHKKNDHYFKLVTKYATLIHGVPNYLSVHSGGIVITKNPVQAYCATFMPPKGFQTLQIDMHIAEAVGIFKFDILAQRGLSKIKDTIQLIRENQPEAQIRDIDDTTPFKNDPEINALLKVGDCMGVFYVESPAMRTLMTRLQTQDYLGLVAASSIIRPGVTNGGMKNAYIERHRFPEKRAEAHPVLLEIMPETYGVMVYQEDVLKVAHYFAGLSLAEADVLRRGMSGKGRSKEQFDALERKFYENCKEKGYTQKVIEEVWDQIKAFAGYAFAKGHSASYAVESYQSLYLKKYFPLEFMTAVLNNGGGFYNLDTYINEIFRCGGTVENPCINNSDHGNCIKGKTVYLGFGMIKDLDHRSIQKILNERQLFGLFKNFNDFLDRCKLGLEQLLLLIRLNSFRALEPNKHRLMWFAHLNNNSYKSQHNQPQLFKPKRVNYNLPLLKSEHIIDAYDNLELLGFTLHNDFNFIKPGNYPTTKARDLKNFVGREITILGKLVTSKTTKTSKGDYMAFSTFLDRKGVCFDSVQFPKVMTKYPVIGMGIYFIKGTVTEDLGYYAITTEQLVKVPRLPDPRFTEEQKTQKSISQ